Part of the Mycolicibacterium thermoresistibile genome, CTGGGCCCTCGACAACGCCGATGCGGCCGCGGCCTTCGGTGTCGACGCGACAGCCGATCACGGATCTCATCGAGTCGAGCCGAGCTCCGCGCAGATCCGCACCTGGGCACGCGACGCGGGCCTGCCGGTGGCGGACAAGGGGCGACTACGCGCGGAGATTGTCGCCGCCTGGCGCGAAGCCCATACGTAACGGGAGTCACTCGGTACCGCGCACCGCCTGGGCGGCCGCGCGGATCTGCGGGGTCACCAGCATCACCTGTCCGAGCACCCCGTTGACGAAGCCCGGCGACTCGTCGGTGGACAGTTCCTTGGCCAGTTCCACCGCCTCGTCCACGGCCACCGGCTCGGGAACGTCGTCGGCGTGCAGCAGCTCCCACACCGCCACCCGCAGGATGGCCCGGTCCACCGCGGGCAGCCGCTCCAACGTCCAGCCCTGCAGGTGCGCGGAGATGAGGTCGTCGATGTGCGCGAGGTGCTCGGTCACCCCGCGCACCACCTTCACCGTGTACGGGTTGAGCGGCGCGATGTCGGGTTGCTTCTCGGCCAGGGCGTTTCGCTGCTCCGCCGCCTCGGCGGGAGTGATCTGCCTGGCCTCCGCCTCGAACAGAAGGTCGACTGCTCGTTTACGGGCTTGATGCCGGCCCCGGTCG contains:
- the nusB gene encoding transcription antitermination factor NusB, which translates into the protein MTDKKPERRADRGRHQARKRAVDLLFEAEARQITPAEAAEQRNALAEKQPDIAPLNPYTVKVVRGVTEHLAHIDDLISAHLQGWTLERLPAVDRAILRVAVWELLHADDVPEPVAVDEAVELAKELSTDESPGFVNGVLGQVMLVTPQIRAAAQAVRGTE